The following are from one region of the Quercus robur chromosome 1, dhQueRobu3.1, whole genome shotgun sequence genome:
- the LOC126717811 gene encoding uncharacterized protein LOC126717811: MIQHQWRPPDPQNYKANFDAAVFKATNTAALACRRPVQFAWEIGLRRVTFEGNSAAVIQAITRGNSDFLPFGNIIDDIRNQVAGFQFSEFFHAYRICNTAADALAKKAKLCTGLQVWLEDIPADIAPLVSFDTH; encoded by the exons ATGATTCAACATCAATGGCGACCCCCTGATCCACAAAACTATAAAGCCAACTTCGATGCAGCTGTCTTTAAAGCAACAAACACAGCAG CTCTGGCTTGTCGACGGCCAGTTCAGTTCGCTTGGGAAATTGGTTTAAGGAGGGTAACCTTTGAAGGCAATTCAGCAGCAGTTATTCAAGCCATCACTCGTGGGAACTCAGATTTCTTACCTTTTGGAAATATCATTGATGATATTCGGAACCAAGTTGctggttttcaattttcagaattttttcaTGCTTATCGTATATGTAATACCGCGGCTGATGCTTTAGCAAAGAAGGCCAAACTTTGTACGGGGCTGCAAGTGTGGCTGGAGGACATCCCAGCTGACATTGCTCCCCTAGTCTCTTTTGATACTCATTGA